The sequence CGAGTCGCCGATGTGCGCTGAGGGAGTGGCGGCCAGTCGGTCGGCGGCTGAGCGCCCGGACAAGCCGGCGGCCAACCCAGTGGCCCGGGAGCGGGGAGGTGGTCGCCTGCAGGACAGCAAGAGCCTGGACGGCATCCACGAGCTGTTGGGCGGCATCCGAGGCCGCGACGGCAAACTGGAAGGGCGGCGAGCGACCATTTCGAGTGCCCTCGAGCTGGAGGGCACGGTCAGCCAGGAAGGCGACCTCACCCACTATGTGGCGAACAATCTTCAGCAAAAGATAAAGATGAGTTCGAGGCGGAGCTTGGATCTGGAGTGTGAGTACACCCGGCTGCTTACTCGCTGTTCATCATCTCTGCATCCAACCCGCTCTCAACTCGCTGCGATGCATGGTTCCAGTTCGTGTTTCCACCGCCCCTACAATTGCACCAGAGACCTGCACGCTGCTGCAACAAGTTAACCCGATGGCTTGTCAGCTCCCTCCCATGGAATAGTGACCAAGCTCTGTGGACGGGCCAGTGCGAGAGGCTCTTGCAGTTTCAAACGCATCGGGGGTGTTTTTTTTGGATCAATTTTAATTTGCTACATTCGAGGCAATTCACTGTCAACGTTAAACCTAGCGACGAGAACATCCTGCCTTTATCGGAGATAACCTGCGCGTACGTGCAATCTCCAAACTCCACAGGATGGTTTTATGAGCTGTTTCATTTCATTGCTAATTGTACTTACCCATGATGTTTATGACAGCAATTTTCACTTCCCATGCATGATTTCTCATTTCTGAGTGACCTGGCCCACAACTAATTTTTTCTTTAGCATGGTTTATCGGCTCCGCCGTTTCCTTGCTTTTCCAACATGGAGCAGTTGAAATCACTCAAATTGGTGTGAATTTGGATCGATGAACTTGaaccttttggggaaaaataaacaaatgatTCGGATACACAAGATATTTTCGAATTCTGAGTGATGTGTTgatttcacgagaatgttgacaggagttcagttccagggaaaggttgtgcagactggggcttttttctctggagcgtagaagattgagaggggacttgatagaggtgtttaagattttaaaaaggacagagtaaatgtggataggctttttcaattaagaaagggggagattcaaactagaggacatggtttaagattgaagggggaaaattataaggggaacatgaggggaaatttctttacgcagagggtggtggggatgtggaatgagcttccggcaaacgtggttgaggcgggatcattggttacatttaaggaaagactggatcgttacatggataggagaggactggaggggtatggaccgggtgctggtcagtgggactaggagggtggggatttgctacggcatggactagtagggccgaactggcctgttctgtgctgtaagtggttatgtggTTACCAGTTAGCAAATGACCCATTCCTTGAACAAACTAACGAATTTTGGTTTCCTTGCATAGCCATTTCAAACTGCGAGGGGCTAAATGTTTCTATTCATGCTATTttgattttttgggggggtgtTTCAATCAAATGCCTATATGCCAATTCATTTTAGAGCTCTGCTTTAAATGTCAATTGAAAATGCTGCCTTAATTCAAATCTAGAAATACTTGAATGCTCAAACATTTGAAATCCTAGCTGCTGGCACCTGAGTTTAATTCAAGTTCGTCACATGTAGTAGCAAGGTACAgtaagaaagtttgttttgcgagcagtccaGCCAGTTAATTTATACATTGTACAGCAGCTAAAAACAGAGAGCAGAGTTACAAGACAGTGGAAAGGTAACATTATTTTCACTGGTGTCAGGTTTGCTTTGGAGTCTGATGAGAGCAGTAATTGTCATTGGATCTTGAAACAGATGTAGCGTGTATTATTCAAATTCTGCAAAAGCTCACAACAGAGCCTCAGATCTTTTGGGGTGTATTTTATAACACTGCTTCACTGGCTGCAAATTTTTGACAGTTGCTAAAACAAAAATTCCATGTTTTATTTAGTACTTGAGAACTTGCCTTTTTTTTGGCGTGCAAATTATATATTAGTGTAATTTGCAAACGATACAAAAGAGATGGAAATATttcttcaagcctgctctgcttATCTTTGAGATTACAGCTGACCTTCCTTAATACTATTTTCCTGAACAATTCCCAGTCCCTTGATGCCCTTAATATCCAAAATCTATCgatttctttgtttttttcctGTGAGTTTATGCAAAATGTATTTTTGGCTCTGATGAATATCTTCCTATTTACAGATGTGATTAAAGTTTTCATCACAAttaatttttccccctttccccccaaaaaaatgagCATTAAATGGTTTTGGTATTCACTTGTTATGAGTTGTGCCTCCGCAGAAAATAGTCGCATTTTGCTTGGGCACAGTCAATTGTTGATGCATTATCCACCCGTGGTTGCTGTTTGGTGAACTGCTGCATTTTGTTACCTCAGATGCACAGTATTCCAAAGATTTTTAAGTAGATCTTCTGtgacattttttttgggagttataacatgataacaggccctcccagcccatgagcccatgctacctAAATAGTTCAATTAACCCTCAGACTTCATATGCTTTGGGAGGAATCCTATGGGAATGcatggagaaagtacaaactccttacagacagcacaggatttgaacccaggtgacTAGAGCTATAAtggtgtgctaactgctacaaatCTAAACAACACAGTGGTAAAGCTGCTATTTTCGAGCTCCATTGACATGTTAAATCCTGATTTCTGATACTGTCTGTGAAGTTTGTGCAATCTCTGGGAATTTCTGTGTCTTTCAGTTTTTTCTTGTTATCCAAAAACTTCCAGCTGGATGgctaattggccattgtaaattatCCATGATGTGGAGATGAAATGCAGAATCTGTGTGAATTGATGGGAATCTGCAAATAATAAAATGGGTGAATGTAAACTCCTGCTCTGATGGATATTGGTGAACTGATGGTCCTAGTTCCCTTTGCTATGACAGAGAAATTGATATTTGAAGAGAAGATCTTGCTTGTTTCAGGAATTCAGTCACATGTGAACATGTTTAAGGATCTATATTGGTTTTGATGTTGGCAAGTTTATGTGAATCCGTTAAATCAAGAATGCAAGTAGGATGAAataaaagtctacagatgctttgattattgtagtaaaaacacagaagtcgGCCAGTCTAGCAGTGTTCATAGGTAAATAGCTATTATAGTATGTTTCCGATTATCTGAGCACCACAGAACTGAAATTCTCGATTATACAAAATGTTTTTGTTGGAAAAAATTATCTTAAATTTATGCATTTGTCTTACTTTGTCAGCAGAGATCAAATTTTTGGTAAGAAttcaacattatttcatgcttgaaagacctttcattttttttcttgttttttttttaaacattgatacaaatattctgctgatgttactgggctgcttaaagcaatttctggtcccaagcattttggataatcggaaatgtATGGTGTAatcttttcaggcctgagcccttcctcaagtataagccaaaaaaaaggcatctgaataaagactggagaaataaaggaggagtccagatcaaaaggtgtgaattggatgTGATGAAAGGAAAGGtgcaaattgattttggctctgtgaaaggacatgagggaaaagggaagatggagagagagctggaggacgAGGAAAGGCGACAGTGGGAAGAAGGGGGGGAGTCGatagagaagtctatgttaatgccatcaggttggagggtgtccagatggaagatgaggtgatgAGGCAtatagcattgtaacaggcccttcttgcccacgagcctttgccacccaattaacttacaactttggtacattttgaactgtggaaGGAAGATGAttattgtgggcttcaggaggaagtcaggggagcatgacccagtcctcatcgagggctcaatagtggagagggtcaagaacttcaaattcctgcgtgtCAGTATCTCTGACGATCTGTCCTAGAGCCACCATGTTGATGCAgtgacaaagaaggctcaccagtggctatactctgtgaggtgtctgagacggtttggtatgtcactgaagactcaaacttctacaggtgtaccatggagagcgttctggctggttgcattactgcctggtatggaggcaccagacttcactccattgaagagaTCTATACCTCATAGTGTcttaaaaaacagcctctatcctcaaagacccccaccacccagcccatgctctcttcactccgctgccatcagattcctgaataatcaatgaaccagacactgcctgacttttcatgaactattgttgttattttatttttataatccTGTCATAAGATGggtataatatgtatgtttccacaatgatgctgccacaaaaacaccgaatttcatgacttgttcacgacaaattctgattctggaaatcagagcacctggaggaaacccaaacagacatgggagaacgtacaaactccttacagacagtgccggattcaaaccctgggcGCTGCTGCTATAACAGTGAAGCACCAGCCTTGCCACCCCAAAAAGTTGTCTCATTTGCAGTAACATTTTTCTGGTGAAAAATATTTTGTTGCCCAACAGCATTGTGATTATTAGATGTTTGGTCATCCCAATTGCATGACTTTGCAGCAGCGTAATATTCTTCCCCCTTTGGTTGTGTTTCGCTCGTTGCCAGCAGATCAAatgatgttggtattcagagagaCTGTTCTTCTATATAAGCTGCTAAAGAGTTAGCAAGCAATTAAGAAGGTAAACAGAGGATTTAAGTATGAGTGAAGATATTTGCCGTACTTACATAAAGCCTTATTGAGATTGtatcaccagattgattcctatGACTAGGGTTTGTTGCACAAGGGGAATTTTAGTTGacaagttcagaaaaatgagCAGTGCATTTCAATCTGAAGGGATAGATGAGGGGGATGACAGTTTTCCTAACCAGCATGCAGTGTATATTTAGTCAAGGATCACAGgttcaaaataaattttgagtgattttaccaaattcttgtcctccaccccccccccaaccccattatAGTCTTGTTATGTGAGCAGAATATTAACTTGCCTTAAATAATATCTTCCAGATTTGTCTGTTCACCCTGGTGTACAAATATGTAGCTCTTGGTTTTCTGAGATGAAAGAAATGTTTGATGATGATTAATGTAAAgtcttggggtttttttttagtcttcaGGAGAAATTGTATAGTCAACTCATGAAACCTGTGCTTGCATTAATTTAACTTTGAGTGTTTTACACTCTTGGAAGTATTAGTTATGTtggagatttaattttttttttgtctttgccAGCTAGAAGCAGCGTGAGAACCAAAAATATGCAGAAGTTAAAATCAGATATTCCTCCAATAGATCCTGGAGTGCTACAAGATCTggagagagaggcaaaagaggtGGCCGAGAAAGTCGATCAAATGATGAGAAGCTTAAACTCTATGATCCAGAATGTATGTATAAGTTGACATTTGGTGATTCTTTAATTTGTTTTCTGATCATGACTGGAATCTTCAGTTGAATGTTAATAATTTTCACTATGAAAGAAATATACAGCACAAGAATCGATCTTGCTCCCACATCCATCGAGTCTTTGAGTTGTTTCAAGATCTTTCCCCCtatgtcacacatgtcaaactcaggcctgcgggccaaatttggcccgtgatataattatatttggcccgcaagatcatatcaaatatgtattagagctggcccgctggccgccgcgccagtatagcgcatgcacagctaatactataaatcccagaaatctttgcaaatgcgttggcgccagcccatcagcccgctaatcgcccccacctcctctctttacttgcattagcatctgcgacctgtcgcccaactcacatgtaataaaccccttacgaaaaatggccaaacgaaagaccgaaaacaggacctttcaacacaggtgggaggcaaactctgaccccagagtttgatgaacttgcatctaagaagagatgccaagtatctggtttagacccaggtgcatcagagtaaatcacaatgtcgcaagctaagcttggattaatattttctttggttaactttggactgttcatagttgaaagattggattttcattgaagcaggttgttatttttttgacttgttggcttgtgaaaaaaaaatgcatttaaaaggagcttaaaggctatagagaaatattatgtattgaatattttatttctcatttgttaatgcttcttctggaaagagtttaaccaaaactattattaaacatttattttaataagaaaaagtttaacattacatatgttgaaagaagagaaaacatgcagatgttgttgaaaattttcaatagatatttcgtttggcccacgacttagtccaagtttttaattttggccctcggtgaatttgagtttgacacccctgccctatgtCCTTGCACTTGCCATTTTAACCCCGCTGTCCAATTTTCGGAGTTCAGTTCTGTTTTTATTGGATCATTCCATGTCTTCAGGCTTTGTTTCTAATCTCATTTTCCAAATCCTGGAAATAATTCAGTAGATAAGTCAGCATTTTGAGGAAAATCATCTGTGTAATCGGAACAAAGCAATTAAAATTACCCATATTTCAACTGGTAGAGAAGCGCAATGGGCCAAAAGAATGCTGGAAAGGAACCGAAGATACCCTGAAGAAAACCGTGAAGGAAATGGTCATTGCAGCTGAGCTGCAGGGAATATAAATAAGATAATGAATGAGGTCAAGGAAGATTAAACGAAATGTTCAAACTGTAATGCACTGATTCCAATAAAACTGAAGCAAGATTATTCTGCAGGGT comes from Narcine bancroftii isolate sNarBan1 chromosome 5, sNarBan1.hap1, whole genome shotgun sequence and encodes:
- the borcs6 gene encoding BLOC-1-related complex subunit 6 isoform X1; translated protein: MARPASVPDHVGCFVECGCASNAAFCVHQVAERGFRPDPSGSSAAVGMAEATGMSPPSETSESGEESWESSSESPMCAEGVAASRSAAERPDKPAANPVARERGGGRLQDSKSLDGIHELLGGIRGRDGKLEGRRATISSALELEGTVSQEGDLTHYVANNLQQKIKMSSRRSLDLESRSSVRTKNMQKLKSDIPPIDPGVLQDLEREAKEVAEKVDQMMRSLNSMIQNMTALSVGYIQTYRDSVDSLGESVDMSIKGMYTLMARCEELDRSMQPILVLSKQIREVKRTLEMFETLCK